A genomic stretch from Amycolatopsis sp. 195334CR includes:
- a CDS encoding glycerate kinase, which yields MTTPLRLVIAPSGFKESLSADAVAGAIAAGVRRVAPTALLDTVPLVDGGEGSARALAENTGGRLIPVTVTGPAGEPVIAPLALLGGPGPRTAVVEMAAAAGLRLVPADRRDPGRTTTYGVGELIRSALDLGCARILVGCGDSGTCDGGAGALSALGAKITDADGREVGPGGYALNDAVSLDTSGLDPRLRDTELVVACNPCNVLTGERGVAAVFGPQKGATPAQVAVLSAAMERWAELLDRSGGQDLRLVPGGGASGGLGAGLAGGLGARLRSRFDVLLDQFDLNARISAADLVITAEGTIDAQTVRGKVPGEVARLAKRHHVPVIALAGTIGAGAEVTRSAGIDAFSGILATPGTLAEAIGNAETLLTDATERALRLIMVGTHLPDQARRPAATGLPA from the coding sequence ATGACCACGCCGTTGCGTCTGGTGATCGCCCCGAGTGGGTTCAAGGAGTCCCTTTCCGCCGACGCGGTGGCCGGTGCCATCGCGGCCGGTGTCCGGCGGGTGGCGCCCACCGCGCTGCTGGACACCGTTCCCCTCGTCGACGGCGGTGAGGGTTCGGCCAGGGCGCTCGCCGAGAACACCGGCGGGCGGCTGATACCGGTGACGGTGACCGGGCCGGCGGGTGAGCCGGTGATCGCTCCGCTGGCGCTGCTGGGTGGTCCAGGGCCGCGCACCGCGGTGGTCGAGATGGCGGCCGCCGCCGGGTTGCGGCTGGTCCCCGCCGACCGGCGGGACCCGGGACGCACCACGACCTACGGGGTCGGTGAACTGATCCGGTCCGCTTTGGACCTCGGCTGCGCGCGGATCCTCGTCGGCTGCGGGGACTCCGGCACCTGCGACGGCGGTGCGGGCGCGCTCAGCGCACTGGGCGCGAAGATCACCGACGCGGACGGCCGGGAAGTGGGACCCGGCGGGTACGCGCTCAACGACGCGGTGTCGCTGGACACGAGCGGGCTGGACCCGCGGCTTCGCGACACGGAACTGGTCGTCGCGTGCAACCCGTGCAACGTGCTCACCGGCGAGCGCGGGGTCGCCGCCGTGTTCGGCCCGCAGAAGGGCGCCACCCCGGCGCAGGTGGCCGTCCTGTCGGCGGCGATGGAGCGGTGGGCCGAGTTGCTCGACCGCTCCGGCGGCCAGGACCTGCGGCTCGTGCCCGGCGGCGGGGCGTCCGGCGGGCTCGGCGCCGGTCTCGCCGGTGGGCTCGGGGCCCGGCTGCGCTCCCGGTTCGACGTGCTGCTGGACCAGTTCGACCTGAACGCCCGGATCAGCGCGGCGGACCTGGTGATCACCGCCGAGGGGACCATCGACGCCCAGACCGTCCGGGGCAAGGTGCCCGGGGAGGTGGCCAGACTCGCCAAACGCCACCACGTCCCGGTGATCGCCCTCGCCGGCACCATCGGCGCCGGTGCCGAGGTCACCCGGAGCGCCGGAATCGACGCGTTCAGCGGGATCCTGGCCACGCCCGGCACCCTGGCCGAAGCCATCGGCAACGCCGAGACCCTGCTCACCGACGCCACCGAACGCGCCCTGCGGCTGATCATGGTGGGCACCCACCTGCCGGACCAGGCCCGCCGCCCGGCCGCCACCGGGCTACCGGCCTAG
- a CDS encoding SLC13 family permease: MLKIAAHDADPAAAPRVPRWPFGLAAAVLVLAALYLFLPGPGSALPGGGRTTLVVFAGATLFWLFGRNDTFVGFAALLVLILLGVLDADQVFAALGGEVVWLLISAFVLAAGISATGLPARAAIALCTRASRVRTLFHLLTAWLVLTAFAIPATSGRAALALPVFLALARAFAPRPAVVRALALLIPSVILLSAAATLTGAGAHLITVEILAGSTGSGISFGQWLLLGVPIAALSSHLAAELVLLLMTRRADRKQPVVVDPHHLAEEAGVALGALNVVQLRALAVLALVVGLWCTEAWHGLPPALVALAGAVLITVPKAGTVALDAALATVPWSLLLFMVATTALGSALSASGAAGWLAGVTLGHHTGSPLVVLAVIVGVSAAAHLVLQSRSARSSVLVPLILPVAAVSGLNPAAAAFASTVAAGFCHTLPASAKPVALFSGIGDAPTYRRGDLLRLSVVLGPLLVLLVLLFATAVWPGFGLPLYLQEMK, encoded by the coding sequence ATGCTCAAGATCGCGGCGCACGACGCCGATCCGGCCGCGGCACCCCGCGTGCCGCGCTGGCCGTTCGGACTGGCGGCCGCCGTGCTGGTGCTCGCCGCGCTGTACCTTTTCCTGCCGGGCCCCGGATCCGCGCTGCCCGGCGGCGGCCGGACCACGCTGGTGGTGTTCGCCGGCGCCACGCTTTTCTGGCTGTTCGGCCGGAACGACACCTTTGTCGGGTTCGCCGCGCTGCTGGTGCTGATCCTCCTGGGCGTGCTGGACGCCGACCAGGTCTTCGCCGCGCTCGGCGGCGAGGTGGTGTGGCTGCTGATCTCGGCTTTTGTGCTGGCGGCGGGGATTTCCGCGACCGGCCTGCCCGCCCGCGCGGCGATCGCCTTGTGCACCAGGGCTTCCCGGGTCAGAACGCTGTTCCACCTGCTCACCGCGTGGCTGGTGCTCACCGCCTTCGCCATCCCGGCCACCTCGGGCCGGGCGGCGCTGGCCCTGCCGGTGTTCCTCGCGCTGGCACGGGCTTTCGCGCCCCGCCCGGCTGTGGTGCGGGCGCTGGCCCTGCTGATCCCGTCGGTGATCCTGCTCTCCGCGGCGGCCACGCTGACCGGCGCCGGGGCGCACCTGATCACCGTGGAGATCCTCGCCGGGTCGACCGGTTCCGGGATCTCGTTTGGACAGTGGTTGCTGCTCGGCGTGCCGATCGCGGCGCTGAGCAGCCATCTCGCGGCCGAACTGGTGTTGCTGCTGATGACGCGGCGGGCCGACCGGAAGCAGCCGGTCGTGGTGGACCCGCACCACCTCGCCGAGGAGGCGGGGGTCGCACTGGGAGCGTTGAATGTGGTGCAACTCCGCGCTTTGGCGGTGCTCGCGCTCGTGGTCGGGCTGTGGTGCACCGAAGCCTGGCACGGACTTCCGCCCGCGCTCGTGGCGTTGGCCGGTGCGGTGCTGATCACCGTGCCGAAGGCGGGCACGGTGGCGCTCGACGCCGCGCTGGCCACCGTTCCGTGGTCGTTGCTGCTGTTCATGGTGGCCACCACCGCGCTCGGGTCCGCGTTGAGCGCCTCCGGTGCGGCGGGGTGGCTGGCCGGCGTGACGCTCGGGCACCACACCGGGAGCCCGCTGGTGGTGCTCGCGGTGATCGTCGGCGTCAGCGCGGCCGCGCACCTGGTGCTCCAGTCGCGCTCGGCCCGTTCCTCGGTGCTGGTGCCGCTGATCCTGCCGGTGGCCGCGGTTTCCGGGCTCAACCCCGCCGCCGCCGCGTTCGCCTCGACGGTGGCGGCCGGGTTCTGCCACACGCTGCCCGCGTCGGCCAAGCCGGTCGCGTTGTTCAGCGGAATCGGTGACGCGCCCACCTACCGCCGGGGTGACCTCCTGCGGCTGTCGGTGGTGCTCGGCCCGCTCCTCGTCCTGCTCGTCCTGTTGTTCGCCACGGCCGTCTGGCCGGGGTTCGGTTTGCCGCTCTACCTCCAGGAGATGAAATGA
- a CDS encoding ATP-binding protein — protein sequence MLNKDEKDESDKPYDKSIRKRLTRTVLIPSVTLLVLWTALSSYFFINGLYVRLVAASVREVSIPAATALAAFQEERQTALRYLDNPSAGPAGLAEKQQATDEKLVALQAAFDSTISSAPDEIATKVNGLKGQFEQLPVLRSQINFRSIDRAQVNDYYNGVLDAASNLFDTQARVVPDAEAAHGGVTATTVFRAGDLMSRETSLVSTAFAAKAFDPDDFVEFTQLSGAYRTQLAQVEPFLDPEVRARYQALTTSPAWDQLGNAEEALVKRGPWAGAQANNLPVSEADWQSAANQVASSLNDLSIQQADKVSAAAIESGDAQLRNAIIGSILALLASLAAIIVAVRVSRSLVDRALMTRLARLRDDSLDLARNRLPRIVGRLKSGEPVDLKQELPQLDHGRDEIGQVAEAFNAAQLTAVNAAASEAKARSGVHNVFLGIAHRNQVLVHQQLQILDEMESREENSTQLASLFQLDHLAARARRTTENLIILGGKQPGRRWRKPVPLLEVLRAAISETEQYARVQVEQVADVAIVGVAVADTIHLIAELVDNATSFSPPGSPVEVTSRQVARGVVVDVSDQGLGMKDGVRQWANEMMAEAPEFDAMALRADSSLGLFVVARLAAKLGITVTFDPSRYGGLRATVLIPAQHLAGQEAEHHQGEAEFSAAPEDNAVLASVGAPAPAISAQAQGTPAPATPTSSSFTGQIPLKRDVKPRPYPARAAEAAPTTPPAFTEVKHAAPPEPPPADDRPRLPRREPQQNLVAQLENEPDDDVQSTVTPGEGTARTLAAFHKGTRRGRDGAGDS from the coding sequence GTGCTGAACAAAGATGAAAAAGATGAATCGGACAAGCCGTATGACAAGTCCATCCGGAAACGGCTGACCAGGACCGTCCTGATTCCCAGCGTGACCCTGCTGGTGCTGTGGACCGCGCTGTCCTCGTACTTCTTCATCAACGGGCTCTACGTGCGCCTGGTCGCCGCCTCGGTGCGCGAAGTGTCCATTCCGGCCGCCACCGCGCTGGCCGCCTTCCAGGAGGAACGCCAGACCGCCTTGCGGTACCTGGACAATCCGTCCGCCGGGCCGGCCGGGCTGGCCGAGAAGCAGCAGGCGACCGACGAGAAGCTGGTCGCGCTGCAGGCCGCCTTCGACTCGACCATCTCCAGTGCCCCCGACGAGATCGCCACCAAGGTCAACGGGCTCAAGGGCCAGTTCGAGCAGCTCCCGGTGCTGCGCTCGCAGATCAACTTCCGGAGCATCGACCGGGCGCAGGTCAACGACTACTACAACGGCGTGCTGGACGCGGCGTCCAACCTGTTCGACACCCAGGCGCGCGTGGTGCCCGACGCCGAGGCCGCGCACGGCGGGGTCACCGCGACCACCGTCTTCCGCGCCGGCGACCTGATGTCGCGCGAGACCTCGCTGGTGTCCACCGCGTTCGCGGCCAAGGCGTTCGACCCGGACGACTTCGTCGAGTTCACCCAGCTCTCCGGGGCCTACCGCACGCAGCTCGCGCAGGTGGAACCGTTCCTGGACCCGGAAGTCCGCGCCCGGTACCAGGCGCTGACCACGAGCCCGGCGTGGGACCAGCTGGGCAACGCGGAGGAGGCGCTGGTCAAGCGCGGCCCGTGGGCCGGCGCGCAGGCGAACAACCTGCCGGTCAGCGAAGCCGACTGGCAGAGCGCGGCGAACCAGGTCGCCAGCAGCCTCAACGACCTGTCCATCCAGCAGGCGGACAAGGTGTCCGCGGCGGCCATCGAGTCCGGTGACGCCCAGCTGCGCAACGCCATCATCGGCAGCATCCTGGCGCTGCTGGCCTCGCTCGCGGCGATCATCGTCGCGGTGCGGGTGTCGCGCTCGCTCGTCGACCGCGCGCTGATGACCCGCCTCGCCCGGCTGCGCGACGACTCGCTCGACCTCGCCCGCAACCGCCTGCCCCGCATCGTCGGCCGGCTCAAGAGCGGCGAACCCGTTGACCTGAAACAGGAACTGCCGCAGCTCGACCACGGCCGCGACGAGATCGGGCAGGTGGCGGAGGCGTTCAACGCCGCGCAGCTGACCGCGGTCAACGCCGCCGCGAGCGAGGCGAAGGCCCGCAGCGGTGTGCACAACGTGTTCCTCGGCATCGCGCACCGCAACCAGGTGCTGGTCCACCAGCAGCTGCAGATCCTGGACGAGATGGAAAGCCGCGAGGAGAACTCCACCCAGCTGGCCTCGCTGTTCCAGCTCGACCACCTCGCCGCCCGCGCCCGCCGCACCACCGAGAACCTGATCATCCTGGGCGGCAAGCAGCCGGGCCGCCGCTGGCGCAAGCCGGTGCCGCTGCTGGAGGTGCTGCGCGCGGCGATCTCGGAAACCGAGCAGTACGCGCGGGTCCAGGTCGAGCAGGTGGCCGACGTGGCCATCGTCGGGGTCGCGGTGGCCGACACCATCCACCTGATCGCCGAGCTGGTCGACAACGCGACCTCGTTCTCCCCGCCCGGTTCGCCGGTCGAGGTGACCAGCCGCCAGGTCGCCCGCGGCGTCGTGGTCGACGTGTCGGACCAGGGCCTGGGCATGAAGGACGGCGTGCGCCAGTGGGCCAACGAGATGATGGCCGAGGCGCCCGAGTTCGACGCGATGGCGCTGCGCGCCGACTCCAGCCTCGGCCTCTTCGTGGTCGCGCGGCTGGCGGCCAAGCTCGGCATCACCGTCACCTTCGACCCGTCCCGGTACGGCGGCCTCCGCGCCACCGTGCTCATCCCGGCGCAGCACCTGGCCGGGCAGGAGGCGGAGCACCACCAGGGCGAGGCGGAGTTCTCCGCCGCGCCGGAGGACAACGCCGTCCTCGCCTCGGTGGGTGCCCCGGCGCCCGCGATTTCCGCACAGGCGCAGGGAACCCCCGCACCGGCCACGCCCACGTCGAGCTCGTTCACCGGCCAGATCCCGTTGAAGCGCGACGTCAAGCCGAGGCCGTACCCGGCACGGGCCGCCGAAGCCGCACCCACCACCCCGCCGGCGTTCACCGAGGTGAAGCACGCGGCTCCGCCCGAGCCGCCACCCGCCGACGACCGGCCGCGGCTGCCGCGGCGCGAGCCGCAGCAGAACCTGGTGGCCCAGCTCGAAAACGAACCGGACGACGACGTCCAGAGCACGGTGACGCCGGGGGAGGGCACCGCCCGCACCCTCGCCGCGTTCCACAAGGGCACCCGTCGCGGGCGCGACGGCGCCGGCGATTCGTAG
- a CDS encoding roadblock/LC7 domain-containing protein, translating to MNEYGTAKPDLNWLLDDVVNRVVGAQNAIVLSADGLLIGKSAGMSKDDSDQLSAIASSLQSLAKGVSKQFARGAVLQNMIEMELGYLFVSAAGQGACLAVLAGENVDVEMIAYEMSRLVKRVGDYLTSAPREAAHVLREAT from the coding sequence ATGAACGAGTACGGGACCGCCAAACCCGATCTCAACTGGCTGCTCGACGACGTGGTGAACCGGGTCGTCGGCGCGCAGAACGCCATCGTGCTGTCCGCCGACGGCCTGCTCATCGGCAAGTCGGCCGGGATGAGCAAGGACGACTCGGACCAGCTCTCCGCCATCGCCTCCAGCCTGCAGAGCCTGGCCAAGGGGGTGAGCAAGCAGTTCGCCCGCGGGGCCGTGCTGCAGAACATGATCGAGATGGAACTCGGCTACCTGTTCGTCTCCGCGGCCGGTCAGGGCGCCTGCCTCGCCGTGCTGGCGGGGGAGAACGTCGACGTGGAGATGATCGCCTACGAGATGAGCAGGCTGGTCAAACGCGTCGGCGACTACCTGACCTCGGCTCCCCGTGAAGCGGCGCACGTGCTGCGCGAGGCCACGTGA
- a CDS encoding DUF742 domain-containing protein — translation MSGEDGWYDEAAGPLVRPYTITSGRTPGESAKLDLSTQVMTLRQDQEPTGLGPEHLAIVQLCRNPVSIAEIAVYVKIPLGVVRVLCADLIERGLVITRSPTHHPAQAPNLETLQAVLDGLIKY, via the coding sequence GTGAGCGGGGAGGACGGCTGGTACGACGAGGCGGCCGGGCCACTGGTCCGGCCGTACACCATCACCAGCGGCCGAACTCCCGGCGAAAGCGCCAAACTGGACCTGTCCACGCAGGTGATGACGCTGCGGCAGGACCAGGAACCCACCGGGCTCGGCCCGGAGCACCTGGCGATCGTGCAGTTGTGCCGCAACCCGGTGTCGATCGCCGAGATCGCGGTCTACGTGAAGATCCCGCTCGGCGTGGTGCGCGTGCTGTGCGCGGACCTGATCGAGCGCGGGCTCGTGATCACCCGTTCCCCCACCCACCACCCGGCGCAGGCGCCGAACCTCGAAACTCTCCAGGCGGTTCTCGATGGCCTCATCAAGTACTGA
- a CDS encoding ATP/GTP-binding protein: protein MASSSTEGSAADNVPTPVKIIVAGGFGAGKTTMVGSVSEIPPLTTEEVLTEASAGVDDLSGVERKHTTTVALDFGRISISPRHVLYLFGTPGQARFWFMWDDLARGAIGTIVLVDTRRLETSFAAIDFFERRKIPFIVAVNCFDKAPRYTPEEIREALVVPDRVPIVMCDARDRDSSKLALIRLVKHAMTVLPVPA from the coding sequence ATGGCCTCATCAAGTACTGAAGGTTCGGCGGCGGACAACGTCCCGACGCCGGTCAAGATCATCGTCGCCGGCGGGTTCGGCGCCGGCAAGACCACCATGGTCGGCTCGGTCAGCGAGATCCCGCCGCTGACCACCGAGGAGGTGCTCACCGAGGCGAGCGCCGGGGTGGACGACCTGTCCGGGGTGGAGCGCAAGCACACCACCACGGTGGCGCTCGACTTCGGCCGGATCAGCATCTCGCCGCGGCACGTGCTGTACCTGTTCGGCACGCCCGGCCAGGCGCGCTTCTGGTTCATGTGGGACGACCTCGCCCGCGGTGCGATCGGCACCATCGTGCTGGTCGACACCCGGCGGCTGGAGACCAGCTTCGCCGCCATCGACTTCTTCGAGCGGCGGAAGATCCCGTTCATCGTGGCGGTGAACTGCTTCGACAAGGCGCCGCGGTACACCCCGGAGGAGATCCGCGAGGCGCTCGTGGTGCCGGATCGGGTGCCGATCGTCATGTGTGACGCACGCGACCGCGATTCGAGCAAACTCGCGTTGATCCGCCTGGTGAAGCACGCGATGACGGTGTTGCCAGTACCAGCTTGA
- a CDS encoding LysR family transcriptional regulator yields MAFSDVSLTALRVFREVAERGTFTAAATALGYTQSAVSRQIAALERAAGAELVERRHDGVRLTPAGHVVVRRAAAVLDQVDATTRELAGLPDERGTVRLGWFASAGASLVPRALATLRETHPAITVITREGSTPALARALRAGTLDLALLASAPPFRPPDSETPALRLRTLTERSLCVAVPATHPLARGDFADVADLAGQRWIAGSGDERVMGVWPGLDERPEIAHTARDWLAKLHLVAAGCGITTVPASLAAVVPSGVRVLPVHGGPAEQRRLMLAHLPTPLPEAAAALATTLRKAAIDALP; encoded by the coding sequence ATGGCCTTCTCCGACGTCTCGCTCACCGCGCTGCGGGTGTTCCGCGAAGTGGCCGAGCGCGGCACGTTCACCGCCGCCGCCACCGCGCTCGGGTACACGCAGTCCGCCGTGTCCCGGCAGATCGCCGCGCTGGAACGGGCCGCCGGCGCCGAACTGGTCGAACGACGGCACGACGGGGTCCGGCTCACGCCGGCCGGGCACGTCGTGGTCCGCCGCGCCGCCGCCGTGCTCGACCAGGTCGACGCCACCACCAGGGAACTGGCCGGACTCCCCGACGAACGCGGCACGGTCCGGCTCGGGTGGTTCGCCAGCGCCGGGGCGTCGTTGGTGCCGCGAGCTCTGGCCACGTTGCGCGAAACGCACCCGGCCATCACGGTGATCACCCGCGAAGGCAGCACGCCAGCCCTCGCGCGGGCCCTGCGGGCGGGCACGCTGGACCTGGCGCTCCTGGCGTCGGCACCGCCGTTTCGCCCGCCGGACAGTGAAACCCCGGCCCTGCGCCTGCGGACGCTGACCGAGCGCAGCCTGTGCGTGGCCGTGCCAGCCACCCATCCCCTCGCCCGCGGCGACTTCGCCGACGTCGCGGACCTGGCCGGGCAACGCTGGATCGCGGGCTCCGGCGACGAGCGGGTGATGGGCGTGTGGCCCGGCCTGGACGAACGGCCGGAGATCGCGCACACCGCCCGGGACTGGCTGGCAAAACTGCACCTGGTGGCGGCGGGGTGCGGGATCACCACCGTGCCCGCTTCGCTGGCCGCCGTGGTCCCATCCGGAGTCCGAGTCCTCCCGGTCCACGGCGGCCCCGCCGAACAGCGGCGCCTGATGCTCGCGCACCTCCCGACCCCCCTGCCGGAAGCGGCCGCCGCCCTCGCCACCACCCTACGCAAAGCCGCGATCGACGCTCTGCCTTGA